TTTTCCGAACCACACCTCACCGATTGCTAAAGCACGTGCATCATTTTCAACTTTTACTGTATAGTTAAATGTCTCTTCTAGCTCTGCCTTTATCGGAATATCACGTAAATCTAAGTTAGGGGCAAATAATGCAATTCCTTCAGCAACATCGACTACACCATGCATCGCGACACCGATACCAATTATTTTATCTTCTATAGAAGCATTCATTTGTAATAGATTATGAATACTATTTTTTAAAGTCACAAGAAATGATTCTTTAGAAATAGGAGTAGTTATCTCAGTAGTATTGTTGGCAGTAATTCTCCCAGAAAGATCAGTAAGAATACATTCAATTTCTGTTGGCCCGGCATCTACACCAATAATATAAAATCCTAGATGATTTATGACAAGCATCGTTGGTTTTCGTCCTCCTTGTGAGGTACCTTGCACACTTTCTTTCACAATATCCTGTTCTATCAATTCCTTGACAATGCTTCCGACTGTCGGTGGTGTTAATTTTGTGTCCTTTGCAATTTGCGCTCTCGATATAGGACCATCGTTTACAATTTTATTTAAAATAACTGACTTATTTAATGACTTCATCCATTGAAAGCTTCCTGTTTGTACCACTATACTTCCGCCTCTCTTGGTATCTTAACTATTGATATTAGCACATTAATTAATTTAATTAAACAAGAAATTAAACAGAAAGAAAGCTTACCCTGTTAAGAGTAAGCTTGATTCTCTATCTTTTAATAGCCACCACGAATATGTTCGTGTACTTCTTTATCGTAAAATGTTTTGATCTTTTCTAATTCAGCAGAAGAAAATGCAGGCACATTTACTGCTTGAAGATTATCTTCTACTTGTTGAACGTTTTTAAAGCCAGGAATAACTGTTGAAATCTCCTCTTGTTGCATAATCCACTTTAATGCAGCTCGAGTCATATTACCTCGATCCTCTTTGACCCAATTAAGTTGATTACTAAGTGCAACTCCTTTTTCAAAAGGTAAACCACCAAATGTTTCGCCAACATTGAATGCATCTCCATTTTGGTTGAACTTGCGATGATCATCTTCTTCAAATTGATGATTGGAAGTGAATTTACCTGTTAATAAGCCACTTGCAAGTGGCACACGGGCTATTATTCCAACACCACTTTGTTTAGCTTTTGGAAATAGTTCTGCTAATGGTTTTTGCCGTAGCATATTAAAAATCACTTGGAGCGTACTGACATTCTCTTGTTCTAAACATAAGAGCCCCTCTTCAACGGTTTCCACACTAACACCATAGTTCCGGATTTTGCCTTGCTGTTTCAGTTTGTCTAATACACCAAATACGTTGCCATCTTTTAATATCTCTAGTGGAGGACAATGAATTTGATATAAATCAAGTTGATCACGATTTAACCTTTTAAGTGTATTTTCTAAGTATGCTGTCACTGATTTCTCTGAATATGTTTCTAGATCATGCACATCACCAGCTCGACAAAACTTTGATGCGATGTGAATCTCAGATTCTTTTCCTTTAGTCGCTTTTGCTAATAGTTCTTCACTATGTCCATCTCCATATACATCGGCTGTATCAAAAAAGTTAACCCCCGCACCCATCGCGTATTCGAGAGCTTTTAATGCTTCT
The nucleotide sequence above comes from Paraliobacillus zengyii. Encoded proteins:
- a CDS encoding aldo/keto reductase, which encodes MRYNQLGKTDLKVSELSFGTWAIGGAWGKTNDKEALKALEYAMGAGVNFFDTADVYGDGHSEELLAKATKGKESEIHIASKFCRAGDVHDLETYSEKSVTAYLENTLKRLNRDQLDLYQIHCPPLEILKDGNVFGVLDKLKQQGKIRNYGVSVETVEEGLLCLEQENVSTLQVIFNMLRQKPLAELFPKAKQSGVGIIARVPLASGLLTGKFTSNHQFEEDDHRKFNQNGDAFNVGETFGGLPFEKGVALSNQLNWVKEDRGNMTRAALKWIMQQEEISTVIPGFKNVQQVEDNLQAVNVPAFSSAELEKIKTFYDKEVHEHIRGGY